The following proteins are encoded in a genomic region of Rattus rattus isolate New Zealand chromosome 2, Rrattus_CSIRO_v1, whole genome shotgun sequence:
- the Etv2 gene encoding ETS translocation variant 2 isoform X2: MDLWNWDEASLQEVPPGDKLTGLGAEFGFYFPEVALQGDTPITPMNVESCWKGFPELDWNPALPHEEVPFEAEPVAHPLPWSRDWTDLGCNTSDPWSCASQTPGPAPPGTSPSPFVGFEGATGQNTATSAGGVPSWSHPPATWSTASWDCSVGPNGSTYWDNGLGGEAQADYKMSWGGSAGSDYTTTWKSGLQNCSIPFEEHQIPAFATPSKSSQQSDRATLTPYSKTNHRGPIQLWQFLLELLHDGARSSCIRWTGNNREFQLCDPKEVARLWGERKRKPGMNYEKLSRGLRYYYRRDIVLKSGGRKYTYRFGGRVPVLACQDDMGHLPGAEGQ; the protein is encoded by the exons GACTGG GAGCGGAATTTGGGTTCTATTTCCCTGAAGTGGCACTGCAAGGGGACACACCGATCACACCGATGAACGTAGAAAGCTGCTGGAAAG GGTTCCCAGAGCTGGACTGGAACCCCGCTTTACCTCACGAAGAAGTACCTTTCGAGGCGG AGCCCGTTGCTCACCCCCTTCCGTGGTCGCGAGACTGGACAGACCTGGGGTGCAACACCTCGGACCCGTGGAGCTGTGCTTCGCAGACGCCAGGCCCCGCCCCTCCGGGCACGAGCCCCTCCCCCTTCGTCGGCTTTGAAGGGGCGACCGGCCAGAATACTGCCACCTCGGCAGGAGGGGTCCCCTCGTGGTCGCACCCTCCCGCCACCTGGAGCACCGCCAGCTGGGACTGTTCTGTGGGCCCCAATGGATCCACCTACTGGGACAATGGCCTGGGCGGGGAAGCGCAGGCGGACTATAAGATGTCGTGGGGCGGGTCTGCGGGTTCGGACTACACCACCACGTGGAAGAGTGGGCTGCAAAACTGCAGCATCCCATTCGAGGAGCACCAGATTCCAGCATTCGCCACGCCATCCAAATCGAGCCAGCAGTCTGATCGAGCCACGTTGACTCCCTACTCCAAAACTAACCACCGAG GTCCCATTCAGCTGTGGCAGTTCCTCCTGGAGCTGCTCCACGACGGGGCGCGCAGCAGCTGCATCCGCTGGACGGGCAATAACCGCGAGTTCCAGCTGTGCGACCCCAAAGAG GTAGCCCGGCTGTGGGGCGAGCGCAAGAGGAAGCCGGGAATGAATTATGAGAAGCTGAGCCGAGGTCTACGTTACTATTACCGCCGCGACATCGTGCTCAAGAGCGGTGGGCGCAAGTACACATACCGCTTCGGGGGACGCGTGCCTGTCCTTGCCTGTCAGGATGATATGGGGCATCTGCCGGGTGCAGAaggccaataa
- the Etv2 gene encoding ETS translocation variant 2 isoform X1: MDLWNWDEASLQEVPPGDKLTGLEGAEFGFYFPEVALQGDTPITPMNVESCWKGFPELDWNPALPHEEVPFEAEPVAHPLPWSRDWTDLGCNTSDPWSCASQTPGPAPPGTSPSPFVGFEGATGQNTATSAGGVPSWSHPPATWSTASWDCSVGPNGSTYWDNGLGGEAQADYKMSWGGSAGSDYTTTWKSGLQNCSIPFEEHQIPAFATPSKSSQQSDRATLTPYSKTNHRGPIQLWQFLLELLHDGARSSCIRWTGNNREFQLCDPKEVARLWGERKRKPGMNYEKLSRGLRYYYRRDIVLKSGGRKYTYRFGGRVPVLACQDDMGHLPGAEGQ; the protein is encoded by the exons GACTGG AAGGAGCGGAATTTGGGTTCTATTTCCCTGAAGTGGCACTGCAAGGGGACACACCGATCACACCGATGAACGTAGAAAGCTGCTGGAAAG GGTTCCCAGAGCTGGACTGGAACCCCGCTTTACCTCACGAAGAAGTACCTTTCGAGGCGG AGCCCGTTGCTCACCCCCTTCCGTGGTCGCGAGACTGGACAGACCTGGGGTGCAACACCTCGGACCCGTGGAGCTGTGCTTCGCAGACGCCAGGCCCCGCCCCTCCGGGCACGAGCCCCTCCCCCTTCGTCGGCTTTGAAGGGGCGACCGGCCAGAATACTGCCACCTCGGCAGGAGGGGTCCCCTCGTGGTCGCACCCTCCCGCCACCTGGAGCACCGCCAGCTGGGACTGTTCTGTGGGCCCCAATGGATCCACCTACTGGGACAATGGCCTGGGCGGGGAAGCGCAGGCGGACTATAAGATGTCGTGGGGCGGGTCTGCGGGTTCGGACTACACCACCACGTGGAAGAGTGGGCTGCAAAACTGCAGCATCCCATTCGAGGAGCACCAGATTCCAGCATTCGCCACGCCATCCAAATCGAGCCAGCAGTCTGATCGAGCCACGTTGACTCCCTACTCCAAAACTAACCACCGAG GTCCCATTCAGCTGTGGCAGTTCCTCCTGGAGCTGCTCCACGACGGGGCGCGCAGCAGCTGCATCCGCTGGACGGGCAATAACCGCGAGTTCCAGCTGTGCGACCCCAAAGAG GTAGCCCGGCTGTGGGGCGAGCGCAAGAGGAAGCCGGGAATGAATTATGAGAAGCTGAGCCGAGGTCTACGTTACTATTACCGCCGCGACATCGTGCTCAAGAGCGGTGGGCGCAAGTACACATACCGCTTCGGGGGACGCGTGCCTGTCCTTGCCTGTCAGGATGATATGGGGCATCTGCCGGGTGCAGAaggccaataa